In a single window of the Frondihabitans peucedani genome:
- a CDS encoding flagellin: MGFQINTNLAANNTYRNLNSTQNSLSSSLEKLSSGLRINRAADDAAGLAISEGLKSQVGGLTVAARNAQDGVSVVQTAEGGLTETQSILQRMRDLAVQAGNDSNNDDSRKAISTEVSSLTDELTRISSSTNFNGINLLDGSAGGGSGKLAFQVGANGDAASQITVDLSGANVKSIATTLASGTTATGGTSFTVDTTAVTSGTATFSSVKGGVTTSVTTGTLSGTGTGGSFKSVDEYATALTNDASFSSKFAVTVEKDANGAGTGIVVTAKDGGAVDTTAPAAAGLGTGSAAPSTVGIKFDTAAHAQAAITAIDAQITAVSTARAGIGAVQNRFNHAINVTNVAQENLTAAQSRITDTDMAQEMVKYTRANILSQAGTAMLAQANQSTQGVLSLLR, translated from the coding sequence ATGGGTTTCCAGATCAACACCAACCTCGCGGCGAACAACACCTACCGCAACCTCAACAGCACGCAGAACTCGCTCAGCTCCTCGCTCGAGAAGCTGTCCTCGGGTCTCCGCATCAACCGTGCCGCTGACGACGCTGCAGGCCTCGCCATCTCCGAGGGGCTCAAGTCGCAGGTCGGTGGCCTCACGGTCGCCGCCCGCAACGCCCAGGACGGCGTCTCCGTCGTCCAGACCGCTGAAGGTGGCCTGACCGAAACGCAGTCCATCCTCCAGCGCATGCGCGACCTCGCTGTCCAGGCCGGCAACGACTCGAACAACGACGACTCGCGCAAGGCCATCTCCACCGAGGTCTCGTCGCTGACCGACGAGCTCACCCGCATCTCGAGCTCGACGAACTTCAACGGCATCAACCTGCTCGACGGCTCTGCCGGCGGCGGCTCCGGCAAGCTGGCCTTCCAGGTCGGTGCCAACGGCGACGCGGCCAGCCAGATCACCGTCGACCTGTCCGGCGCCAACGTGAAGAGCATCGCGACGACGCTGGCCAGCGGCACCACGGCCACCGGCGGCACGAGCTTCACCGTCGACACGACCGCGGTGACCTCGGGCACCGCGACGTTCAGCTCGGTCAAGGGCGGCGTCACCACGTCGGTCACGACCGGCACCCTCTCGGGCACCGGCACGGGCGGCTCCTTCAAGAGCGTCGACGAGTACGCCACCGCCCTGACCAACGACGCGTCCTTCTCCTCGAAGTTCGCGGTCACGGTCGAGAAGGACGCCAACGGCGCCGGCACCGGCATCGTCGTCACGGCCAAGGACGGCGGCGCCGTCGACACCACGGCCCCTGCGGCCGCTGGTCTCGGCACCGGTTCCGCTGCTCCGTCGACGGTCGGCATCAAGTTCGACACCGCTGCTCACGCTCAGGCGGCCATCACGGCCATCGACGCGCAGATCACCGCGGTCTCGACGGCTCGTGCCGGCATCGGCGCGGTCCAGAACCGGTTCAACCACGCGATCAACGTCACCAACGTCGCGCAGGAGAACCTGACCGCCGCCCAGTCGCGCATCACCGACACCGACATGGCTCAGGAGATGGTCAAGTACACCCGCGCCAACATCCTGTCGCAGGCCGGCACGGCGATGCTCGCCCAGGCGAACCAGTCGACCCAGGGCGTCCTGTCGCTCCTCCGCTAG
- a CDS encoding sigma-70 family RNA polymerase sigma factor, translating into MNRAERNAMVVQNLPLVGYLVSEVCARATHLSRDDLASAGALALVQAADAFDPTQGVPFGAYARTRIMGSFADDMRSSDWASRAARKRIKETLATQETLTAALGRTPSVDEIASSLGVDRQTATDALTDAARTISAIDETVADQLAADIILPDESALEQERTRYLRAAVDALPEKMRYIVENVYFGDKSVSEIADELGITHSAVSQQRSEAIRLLRDGLNTHYAEDATAPVAYESKTAPARRAAYLSRVASNAVMGIGIAVREGAAGQRAVVAS; encoded by the coding sequence ATGAACAGAGCAGAGCGCAACGCGATGGTGGTGCAGAACCTCCCACTCGTGGGCTACCTCGTCTCGGAGGTGTGCGCCCGTGCGACGCACCTCAGCCGCGACGACCTCGCCTCCGCCGGCGCCCTCGCACTCGTCCAGGCCGCCGACGCCTTCGACCCCACCCAGGGCGTGCCGTTCGGGGCCTACGCCCGGACCCGCATCATGGGCTCCTTCGCCGACGACATGCGCTCGAGCGACTGGGCCAGCCGCGCCGCCCGCAAGCGCATCAAGGAGACCCTCGCCACGCAGGAGACCCTGACCGCAGCCCTCGGCCGCACCCCGAGCGTCGACGAGATCGCGTCGTCGCTCGGTGTCGACCGCCAGACCGCGACCGACGCCCTCACCGACGCCGCCCGCACCATCTCGGCCATCGACGAGACGGTCGCCGACCAGCTCGCGGCCGACATCATCCTGCCCGACGAGAGCGCCCTCGAGCAGGAGCGCACCCGCTACCTCCGCGCCGCCGTCGACGCCCTGCCCGAGAAGATGCGCTACATCGTCGAGAACGTCTACTTCGGCGACAAGAGCGTCTCGGAGATCGCCGACGAGCTCGGGATCACCCACTCCGCCGTGTCGCAGCAGCGCAGCGAGGCCATCCGCCTCCTCCGCGACGGCCTCAACACGCACTACGCCGAGGACGCGACCGCGCCGGTCGCCTACGAGTCGAAGACGGCTCCCGCCCGCCGCGCCGCCTACCTGTCCCGCGTCGCCAGCAACGCGGTCATGGGCATCGGCATCGCCGTCCGCGAGGGCGCCGCCGGCCAGCGCGCCGTCGTCGCCTCCTGA